GTTCTGAGTATTGGTAATCCCTTTGGATTGAGCAATACGGTTACTCTTGGTATAGTAAGTGCAAAAGGAAGGGCGAATGTTGGAATAGCCGATTATGAGGATTTCATCCAGACAGATGCTGCAATTAACCCTGGAAATTCTGGTGGTCCACTCGTAAATATTAAGGGTGAGATAGTGGGAATAAATACAGCCATATTCTCAAGAAGCGGAGGTTATCAGGGAATAGGTTTCGCGGTTCCGAGCAATATGGCAAAGGCTGTCTTTGACCAGTTAATAAAAGAGGGAAAGATAAAAAGAGGATGGCTTGGGGTAAACATTCAGGATATCACACCAGAGCTGGCTCAAAAATTTAATTTTGATAGACTTGAGGGTGTTCTGATAAACGGAATTGTAAAAGATAGTCCTGCTGAAAGGGCTGGCCTCAGAAAAGGAGATATTATTACTGAATTTAACGGTAAAAAGGTCAGTGATGTGGGATCCTTCAGAAACATGGTTGCCGGAACATCCCCGGGCAAAAAGGTTAAGTTGAAATTTTTCAGGGATGCTTCTTACCGGGATGCAGAGCTAATAATTGAAGAACAGGTAATGCCCTCTCAGGAAAACAGAAGTTTCAGGGGCAGGATTCCTGAAAAAAGAGATGCCTTTTCAGGAATGGATGTCTTTGAACTTTCAAGAGATATTGCAGCACAGCTCGGCCTCAGTCCTGATTCAAAGGGGATAGTAATTGCAAGAATTGAACCAGGTTCACCTGCTGACATGGCAGGACTGAGAAGAGGCGATGTTATAGAAGAGATAGAA
Above is a genomic segment from Thermodesulfovibrionales bacterium containing:
- a CDS encoding DegQ family serine endoprotease; amino-acid sequence: MKKVKYIIFFLLLTLLGVFLYFYLPERDSAFRPGTPLVSEKILETELAFAEVVRSVSPSVVNISVTRTVSGEEDFFDLFFPQGNGEAPSRWSEQSFGSGVTVSQDGYIITNNHVIEDAEDIRVTLPDKRSFQGKLIGADPKTDLAIIKIEAKGLPVAPWGDSDELRVGEFVLSIGNPFGLSNTVTLGIVSAKGRANVGIADYEDFIQTDAAINPGNSGGPLVNIKGEIVGINTAIFSRSGGYQGIGFAVPSNMAKAVFDQLIKEGKIKRGWLGVNIQDITPELAQKFNFDRLEGVLINGIVKDSPAERAGLRKGDIITEFNGKKVSDVGSFRNMVAGTSPGKKVKLKFFRDASYRDAELIIEEQVMPSQENRSFRGRIPEKRDAFSGMDVFELSRDIAAQLGLSPDSKGIVIARIEPGSPADMAGLRRGDVIEEIEQKQVKSLGEFKQILSRLKTQEILLYVNRGGKKFYAVLK